The sequence TATGCTTGAGAAAAAGCAGTCGCTCAATGAACAGCTCATCCAAAGTGAAACGTGGATTACCGAACTGTCCAACGAACAATTACGTGAACTATTTACGCTTTCATGAGGTGAAATATGGCAAAGAAAAAAGGAACGAAGCAACAAACATTATGGGAAAAACTGCTTGAACAAATGGCCAAAAAACTAGAAGAACGAAAAAAATAAACAGCCGACGCGACCGGCTGTTTATTTTTGTTTTCTATGCCAAAGCCATGCACTTGCGATAATGTCTTCGAGCGAGCGCGTCGCTTTCCAGCCAAGTTCACGAGCAATTTTTTCAGACGAGGCGACGAGTCGAGCCGGATCTCCCGGGCGGCGCTCCGTATATTCGATCGTCGCCTGTTTCCCCGTCACACGCTCGCACATATCGATCACTTCTTTAACCGAATATCCGAGCCCGTTGCCAAGATTGTATGTCGCTGTCTTTTTCTCGTCCGAAAGAAGGGCGTGCAGCGCGAGAATGTGCGCCTCCGCTAAATCGGTCACATGAATGTAATCGCGAATACATGTGCCATCTGGCGTATCGTAATCTGTGCCAAACACCGAAATTTTATCACGCAATCCGAGCAAATGTTGCAAAATAAGCGGAATTAAATGCGTTTCCGGATGATGATCTTCCCCGATTTCACCGCTTTCATGCGCACCTGCCGCGTTGAAATAGCGCAACACGACGTAGCGTAAATCGTACGCCGAGGCAAAGTCTGAAAGCATATGCTCGATCATTAATTTCGAGCGACCGTACGGATTAATTGGGTTTGTCGGGCAATCTTCCGTAATAAGATCAACGTTTGGAATGCCGTATACAGCCGCTGTCGATGAAAAAATAAAACGTTTGACACCATATTCCATCATCGTTTCCAATAATGTCAGCGTCGCTGCGACATTGTTTTTATAATATTTCATCGGCTCAACGACCGACTCGCCTACTAAACTATTCGCCGCAAAATGCATCACCGCATCGATTGGATATTTTTCAAAAATGCGTACAAGCGTCGTCCGATCGCCTAAATCGCCATGAACGAATACCGCTCGTTTGTCCACGAGATGACGATGCCCTGTCGATAAATTATCGAGCACGACGATCGGCTTCGTTTCAACTAATTTCTTTACCACATGGCTGCCGATATATCCCGCACCACCAACGACTAAAATCATACAATATCTCCTTTCCTTGTCATACACTTCAATTTTATCACGAAACTTACGCAAGGAAGCCCCTGCCTTTAGGCACGGGGAGGAATTGCACCTTACGCAATGTTCATTCCCTCCCTTCGATATGTGTATCCGTCGAATCGCTGAATGACTTGGACATATCTATAATTTATTCCTTGTGCGATACGCTTTCCGTCCTTACCTTTAATATCGAAACTTCCAGTCTTTCTGCATGATACTTCGCCAAACCAAACGCCTTGATATTTCCCTCTTGGGATAACAGCCTTAACCATGTCCCCTGTTTGGAAGCCAAAGAAGAACTTTTGTCTTGCAAGATAACCTCTTGGGAAGCCATATCTATCTAGGTTTGTGCGTGAACGACTACCACGCCCCTTTGCTCTAATGAATAACACTTCTTTTGTTTTGAAATATAAGTGATTTGGTGTGCTTTCGCCTACACAACAAGCGTCAAAATAATGTGTTTTCGGCAAGTCTAAACGAATACGATTCATTTTCGTTCGTGCACCTGTTCCACACTCTACTTCGCATCCGCTTTGTTTTAACACTTCATACACTTTCCACCTTGTCGAGTTGACAGCACTTGCATCTTTTAATGATTCTTTGACTTGCTTTTGAATGTGCGGATACCCGAATTCTTCTGCTGTCTTACTTCCTTTGCGCTGATTACAGTCATGACAGGCAAGACATAGGTTATCCACTCGGTCTGTTCCACCTCTCGATTTTGGAATGATATGCTCCACTTCAAGTGGAACATTTTCTTTTCCGCAATAACAACACTTCCGCCCAAACTTTTCAAGCAAATACTCCCGTACTTCATATCCTTGTAGCGTGCCTTGTTGATACTCTACACCATTGATTTCAGGATTTCGCATGAGTTGCGTGTCGAATTTGGTATTTTCGTATGATATATACCCAATGGGGCATAACTTCTTTAGGTGGTTAACCCATGTTTGGATATTTTGCACGCGACTCTCTAGTGATGGCGGCAACCACCCGTCTTTTCTCCTACGATTAAGAAAACGTGGTTTTCTGTATCGAGTTTTTCGATTTCGTCTTGCTCGACGGAAAGCACGCCTTTTATCCATTCTTTCCTTGATGTCTGTGCGATGGTCAAGTTGCCCTAACCATACCACTTCTTGTCCTCGCAAAATCGCAAGTCCTGTGTGTTTGCTTCCGTGATCGATTTTGAGCCGATACGGTGTTTTCGGTCGAAAATTATCGACAATTTCTTTTAAAATAATCGTAAATGGATAGCGTTTGTAGATCGCTGCTTTTCCTTGTTTCAACAGCTTTCTCGCAACTGCTTCGTGACAAGGAGCAAGCGGACGTTTGTTTGTGTCTAACACAAAAACCATAGGGTTCTCCCCTTTCCTCTGCATAAAGCAGGTCATATTCTCCTCGACCATGTTATAGATGCTTGTTATGTGCAAGACACTAGCGCTACCCACCACGCTTGTTTAACCTTGCACGACAGAGGAACGGGCTGGAGAAGCACCCGAACGTGTCATGACATCTATAACGTAGGCTCTGTTTCAAGCCTTGGTCTGGTCAACATGGGGCTTACAAGCCCATGACTTTAGTCATTGGGTTGTTGACATATATAGGAAAGATGGAGTTATTTTATATTCGTTATCGGTTTTCGTCCGATCGAGTAATATTCAATTGGGTAGCGCGCTACATCGTGAAGCGCATAACAATTGCGCCCATCAAAAATAATCGGCGTTTTCATTTCGTTAACGTATACAGATAAGTCCAGCTGGCGAAATTCATCCCATTCCGTTAAAATCATTGCCGCATCAGCATCTTGTAACGCCTCCTCCACACTGCTTGCATATATGACTTCCTTCGGCAACACATGTGCCGCTTTCCCCATCGCGATCGGATCATAAGCAACAACAGTTGCCTGTTCCGCAAGCAGCTCGCGC comes from Anoxybacillus flavithermus and encodes:
- the galE gene encoding UDP-glucose 4-epimerase GalE yields the protein MILVVGGAGYIGSHVVKKLVETKPIVVLDNLSTGHRHLVDKRAVFVHGDLGDRTTLVRIFEKYPIDAVMHFAANSLVGESVVEPMKYYKNNVAATLTLLETMMEYGVKRFIFSSTAAVYGIPNVDLITEDCPTNPINPYGRSKLMIEHMLSDFASAYDLRYVVLRYFNAAGAHESGEIGEDHHPETHLIPLILQHLLGLRDKISVFGTDYDTPDGTCIRDYIHVTDLAEAHILALHALLSDEKKTATYNLGNGLGYSVKEVIDMCERVTGKQATIEYTERRPGDPARLVASSEKIARELGWKATRSLEDIIASAWLWHRKQK
- the iscB gene encoding RNA-guided endonuclease IscB produces the protein MVFVLDTNKRPLAPCHEAVARKLLKQGKAAIYKRYPFTIILKEIVDNFRPKTPYRLKIDHGSKHTGLAILRGQEVVWLGQLDHRTDIKERMDKRRAFRRARRNRKTRYRKPRFLNRRRKDGWLPPSLESRVQNIQTWVNHLKKLCPIGYISYENTKFDTQLMRNPEINGVEYQQGTLQGYEVREYLLEKFGRKCCYCGKENVPLEVEHIIPKSRGGTDRVDNLCLACHDCNQRKGSKTAEEFGYPHIQKQVKESLKDASAVNSTRWKVYEVLKQSGCEVECGTGARTKMNRIRLDLPKTHYFDACCVGESTPNHLYFKTKEVLFIRAKGRGSRSRTNLDRYGFPRGYLARQKFFFGFQTGDMVKAVIPRGKYQGVWFGEVSCRKTGSFDIKGKDGKRIAQGINYRYVQVIQRFDGYTYRREGMNIA